TCGCAAGGCGCCGCCCGTCGCCTACGTGTCCGGGTCGATGGGCACGCTGGTCGGCGCCGACCTCCTCAACCTGGGCAGGATCGCCGACCTCGGCGCGCCGATCGTCTCGATCGGGGGCGCGGGGACGTTCGACGGGGTGTTCCTCACCGGCATCATTGCGGGACTCCTCGCATGACCGAGCCGGTGCGTGTGCACCTGCGGGTTCCGGGCACGGCGCCGGTGCCCGAGCTCACGGCGCTCATCCAGAGCATCGAAGCCGCCGGCTTCGATGGCGTCGGGATCCTCGACAGCCAGGTGCTGTGCCGCGACACGTTCGTCACCCTCGGCCAGGCCGCCGGCCGGACCTCCCGGCTGGCGCTCTTTCCGGCGGTCACCAATCCCTTCACGCGCCACGCGTCGGTGCTCGCGGGGGCGATCCAGACGGTCGAGGAGCTCGCGCCCAACCGCGTGAAGTTCGTGATCGGCACCGGCTACACGTCCGCGAGCACGATCGGGCGCAAGCCCGCCACGCTCGCCGAGATGCGCGCCTGCATCTCGTCGGTGCGAGCGCTGCTCGCCGGCGAGACCGTCGACTTCGGCGGCACGCCCGCGAGGCTCGCCTTCGCCTCGGGGCGGCGCATCCCGGTGCTGATGGCGGCGTCGGGCCCGAAGGCGATCGAGGTCGCCGGGGAGATCGCCGACGGCGTGCTGCTCCTCGTGGGCTTCAACCGGGGCATCGTGGCGACGGCCCTCGCGTCCCTCGAGCGCGGGGCGCGGCGCGCCGGGCGCCGGCTCGAGGACCTCGAGATCGTCTGGGCGGTGCGGACGGGGACGGCGAGCACCGTCGAGGCGGCGCGTCGAGCGGCGCGGCCGATCGCCGTCCACTGGGGAATCCTCCGCTGGGGCGGCCGCTGGCTCGAGCCCGCCGGGCTCCGCCTCCCGAAGCTCGAAATTCCCGACGCGGTATGGAAGATCTATCCCGATCTCTCGCACGCGCACGACTGGGAGGCGGCCATCGAGGCGACGTCCTTCGTGCCGGACGAGGTCGTCGCCCAGCTCTGCGAGGCGCTGGGGCTCATCGGGACGCCCGAGGATTGCGCCGGACGGATCGCGGAGATGACCAAGCTCGGCGTGCGGAACCTCTACCTCATGCCGTTCCAGACGTTCGCGGCGCCGACGCCGGAGATCCGCGCCTTCCGCGACGTCGTGTTCCCGCGCCTCCACGCGGCGGGGCTGCGCTAGGGCGAGCAGTCTCCGTGCGATCGACCTTGACCGTGGCGCGTCACGCGGCTATCGTCCGCCGCAGAATCACATCGACGGGGGACCCGCCATGCTGATCGCCGACTCGCAGGTTC
The sequence above is drawn from the Candidatus Methylomirabilota bacterium genome and encodes:
- a CDS encoding LLM class flavin-dependent oxidoreductase, encoding MTEPVRVHLRVPGTAPVPELTALIQSIEAAGFDGVGILDSQVLCRDTFVTLGQAAGRTSRLALFPAVTNPFTRHASVLAGAIQTVEELAPNRVKFVIGTGYTSASTIGRKPATLAEMRACISSVRALLAGETVDFGGTPARLAFASGRRIPVLMAASGPKAIEVAGEIADGVLLLVGFNRGIVATALASLERGARRAGRRLEDLEIVWAVRTGTASTVEAARRAARPIAVHWGILRWGGRWLEPAGLRLPKLEIPDAVWKIYPDLSHAHDWEAAIEATSFVPDEVVAQLCEALGLIGTPEDCAGRIAEMTKLGVRNLYLMPFQTFAAPTPEIRAFRDVVFPRLHAAGLR